The proteins below come from a single Crossiella sp. CA-258035 genomic window:
- a CDS encoding SfnB family sulfur acquisition oxidoreductase: protein MTTIPASASVRVIRGDAEALAVAAQLAEEFAAGAADRDAHRRLPEAELAELSASGLLGVTVPAAHGGADVATTTLAEVFRLLAAADPNLAQIPQSHFAYVNVLRAQGTPEQQRFFFAELLAGKRLGNAQSEAGTKHVQDYRTRLTPAGPGEFTLNGVKHYSTGALFAHWIPVLAKDPEDRLQVAYVPSDAPGLSIVDDWNGMGQRTTASGTVRLDEVRVPAGHVVPHHRTFTGPQLHGAVAQLLHAAIDTGIAGGALAEAAEFVRTRSRPWFESGAERADQDPLTIQRFGELTVAVRGAEALLATAAAEVDRARAHLADTTAAAASVAVAVAKVAADRAAIEVTNALFEVGGTRSALEELNLHRHWRNARTHTLHDPVRWKLQHIGRHTLTGEHPPRHGLI, encoded by the coding sequence ATGACCACCATCCCAGCCTCGGCGTCGGTGCGGGTGATCCGCGGCGACGCCGAGGCGCTGGCGGTGGCCGCCCAGCTCGCGGAGGAGTTCGCGGCCGGGGCGGCCGACCGCGACGCGCACCGCAGGCTGCCCGAGGCCGAACTGGCCGAGCTGTCGGCCAGTGGGCTGCTCGGCGTCACCGTGCCCGCCGCCCACGGTGGCGCCGACGTGGCCACCACCACCCTGGCCGAGGTGTTCCGGCTGCTGGCCGCCGCCGACCCCAACCTGGCGCAGATCCCGCAGAGCCACTTCGCCTACGTCAACGTGCTGCGCGCCCAGGGCACCCCGGAACAGCAGCGGTTCTTCTTCGCGGAACTCCTGGCAGGCAAGCGTTTGGGCAACGCGCAGTCCGAGGCCGGGACCAAGCACGTGCAGGACTACCGGACCCGGCTGACCCCGGCCGGACCGGGGGAGTTCACGCTGAACGGGGTCAAGCACTACAGCACCGGCGCGCTGTTCGCGCACTGGATCCCGGTGCTGGCCAAGGATCCCGAGGACAGGTTGCAGGTCGCCTACGTGCCGTCCGACGCGCCCGGACTGTCCATTGTGGATGACTGGAACGGGATGGGGCAGCGCACCACCGCCAGCGGCACCGTGCGGCTGGACGAGGTGCGGGTGCCGGCCGGGCACGTGGTGCCACACCACCGGACCTTCACCGGTCCGCAGCTGCACGGCGCGGTGGCCCAGCTGCTGCACGCGGCCATCGACACCGGCATCGCCGGTGGCGCGCTGGCCGAGGCAGCGGAGTTCGTCCGCACCCGCAGCCGCCCGTGGTTCGAGAGCGGGGCCGAGCGGGCGGATCAGGACCCGTTGACCATCCAGCGCTTCGGCGAGCTGACCGTGGCGGTGCGCGGCGCGGAGGCGTTGCTGGCCACGGCGGCCGCCGAGGTCGACCGGGCCAGGGCGCACCTGGCCGACACCACCGCGGCCGCCGCCTCGGTCGCGGTGGCGGTGGCCAAGGTGGCCGCCGACCGGGCGGCCATCGAGGTGACCAACGCCCTGTTCGAGGTCGGCGGCACCCGCTCGGCGCTGGAGGAGCTGAACCTGCACCGGCACTGGCGCAACGCCCGCACGCACACCCTGCACGACCCGGTGCGCTGGAAGCTCCAGCACATCGGCCGCCACACCCTGACCGGCGAGCACCCGCCCCGGCACGGACTCATCTAG
- the ssuE gene encoding NADPH-dependent FMN reductase, producing the protein MTSILVISGSPSATSRTAALVERLADRLAQQEHRVRTVAVRELPAESLLAADAAEPRIAEVVAEIARADGLVVASPVYKAAYTGVLKSLLDLLPQFAFTGKVVLPLLTGGSPAHVLALDYALRPVLNSLGAHHVTQGYFVLDKLIQRTDTGITLAPEVESALLSIVDTFSAAVHRRHGELLAAS; encoded by the coding sequence ATGACCTCGATCCTGGTGATCTCCGGAAGTCCTTCCGCCACATCGAGAACCGCCGCCCTGGTGGAGCGGCTCGCCGACCGGCTGGCCCAGCAGGAGCACCGGGTGCGCACGGTCGCGGTCCGCGAGCTGCCCGCCGAGTCGCTGCTGGCCGCCGACGCCGCCGAACCCCGGATCGCCGAGGTGGTCGCCGAGATCGCGCGGGCGGACGGGCTGGTGGTGGCCTCGCCGGTGTACAAGGCGGCCTACACCGGGGTGCTCAAGTCGCTGCTGGACCTGCTGCCGCAGTTCGCATTCACCGGCAAGGTGGTGCTGCCACTGCTCACCGGCGGCAGCCCCGCGCACGTGCTGGCCCTGGACTACGCGCTGCGCCCGGTGCTCAACTCCTTGGGCGCGCACCACGTCACCCAAGGTTATTTCGTGCTGGACAAGCTCATCCAGCGCACCGACACCGGCATCACCCTCGCGCCGGAGGTGGAAAGCGCCCTGCTGTCCATTGTGGACACCTTCTCCGCCGCGGTGCACCGGCGCCACGGCGAACTGCTCGCGGCTAGCTGA
- a CDS encoding LLM class flavin-dependent oxidoreductase, with translation MTLTFHWFLPTYGDSRYLVGGGHGVHTSTAGGARPATLAYLGQIARSAEQLGFAGALTPTGAWCEDAWLSTAMLTEVTERLKFLVAFRPGLLSPTLAAQMAATYQRHSGGRLLLNVVTGGESQEQRAHGDFLDKDQRYARTGEFLDIVGRLWRGERVTHTGTHLAVEGAELTRVPDPVPPIYFGGSSPAAGQVAARHAEVYLTWGEPPEQVAEKIAWIRSLAEAQGRVVRFGIRLHVIARDTARHAWAEAQRLLDALDPATIASVQEGLARSESEGQRRMRALHGGSTDGLEISPNLWAGVGLVRGGAGTALVGSHEEVADRIAEYHALGIEEFVLSGHPHLEEAYWFGEGVLPVLARRGLWRNPFGQSEQHAAAIPFAQQGVAR, from the coding sequence ATGACCCTGACCTTCCACTGGTTCCTGCCCACCTACGGCGACAGCCGCTACCTGGTCGGCGGCGGCCACGGCGTGCACACCAGCACCGCCGGTGGCGCCCGCCCGGCCACCCTGGCCTACCTGGGGCAGATCGCGCGCAGCGCCGAACAGCTCGGCTTCGCCGGCGCGCTCACCCCGACCGGGGCCTGGTGCGAGGACGCCTGGCTGTCCACCGCGATGCTCACCGAGGTCACCGAGCGGCTGAAGTTCCTGGTCGCCTTCCGGCCGGGGCTGCTCTCGCCGACCCTGGCCGCGCAGATGGCCGCCACCTACCAGCGGCACTCCGGCGGGCGGCTGCTGCTCAACGTGGTCACCGGCGGCGAGAGCCAGGAACAGCGCGCGCACGGCGACTTCCTGGACAAGGACCAGCGGTACGCGCGCACCGGCGAGTTCCTGGACATCGTGGGCCGGTTGTGGCGCGGGGAACGGGTCACCCACACCGGCACCCACCTCGCGGTGGAGGGCGCGGAGCTGACCAGGGTGCCGGATCCGGTGCCGCCCATCTACTTCGGCGGCTCCTCGCCCGCCGCTGGTCAGGTCGCGGCCCGGCACGCCGAGGTCTACCTCACCTGGGGCGAGCCGCCCGAGCAGGTCGCGGAGAAGATCGCCTGGATCCGTTCCCTCGCCGAGGCGCAGGGCCGCGTGGTGCGTTTCGGCATCCGGCTGCACGTGATCGCCAGGGACACCGCGCGGCACGCCTGGGCCGAGGCGCAGCGGCTGCTGGACGCACTCGACCCGGCCACCATCGCCTCGGTGCAGGAGGGCCTGGCGCGCAGCGAGTCCGAGGGACAGCGGCGGATGCGCGCGCTGCACGGCGGCTCCACCGACGGGCTGGAGATCTCGCCGAACCTGTGGGCCGGGGTCGGGCTGGTGCGCGGGGGAGCGGGCACCGCGCTGGTGGGCAGCCACGAGGAGGTCGCCGACCGGATCGCCGAGTACCACGCCCTGGGCATCGAGGAGTTCGTGCTCTCCGGGCACCCGCACCTGGAGGAGGCCTACTGGTTCGGCGAAGGGGTGCTGCCGGTGCTGGCCCGCAGGGGCCTGTGGCGCAACCCGTTCGGCCAATCGGAGCAGCACGCCGCCGCGATCCCGTTCGCCCAACAGGGAGTTGCGCGGTGA
- a CDS encoding glycoside hydrolase family 18 protein, translated as MTRRRRQLLVGLVAVATAALGLGVPAAAAEPNLVANAGFEQSTAGWTCTAGGGTVTTPVRSGSAALTSTPSGQDNARCAQSVAVKPNSSYTLSAWVQGSYTYLGASGTGTTDVSTWTHGGNSWSQLSTKFTTGANTSRVTVYTHGWYGTGAYFVDDVALTGPPGSGDPDPQAPASPSGLTAGSATTSSLSLSWTAVSGAAGYHVYRGGSRVGSVTGASYTDTGLSASTSYSYQVSAYNTAGESARSATVTGTTTADSGNPGGALPKRILTGYWQNFVNGAANLRIRDIDPQYDLIAIAFADALTTRPGAVGFSVDPGLSSALGGYSDADMIADIAAKRAQGKRFVFSIGGEKGNVDFSSAANVSAFVETMTALLRKFGVDGVDIDLEHGLHAQNVASAVRQLRNTFGANFIYTMAPQTLDVQPSGRYMPLIEATKDILTVVHTQYYNSGSMNDCNGGVVSQGSIDFITGQACILLKVLRPDQVALGLPASTRGAGSGYVAPSVVNNAVSCLAKLQNCGSFKPASAAANLRGVMTWSINWDHSNGKQFANTVKPHLNSLG; from the coding sequence GTGACGCGCAGACGTCGGCAACTGCTGGTGGGACTGGTAGCCGTGGCCACGGCCGCGCTGGGGCTGGGCGTCCCGGCCGCGGCGGCCGAGCCGAACCTGGTGGCCAACGCCGGGTTCGAGCAGAGCACCGCGGGCTGGACCTGCACCGCGGGCGGTGGCACGGTGACCACCCCGGTCCGTTCTGGCTCGGCCGCGCTGACCAGCACGCCCTCCGGGCAGGACAACGCCCGCTGCGCGCAGTCGGTGGCGGTGAAGCCGAACTCCAGCTACACGCTTTCGGCCTGGGTGCAGGGCAGCTACACCTACCTCGGCGCCAGCGGCACCGGCACCACCGATGTGAGCACCTGGACCCACGGCGGCAACTCCTGGAGCCAGCTGTCCACGAAGTTCACCACCGGCGCGAACACCAGCCGGGTCACCGTGTACACGCACGGCTGGTACGGCACCGGCGCCTACTTCGTCGACGACGTGGCGCTGACCGGCCCGCCCGGCAGCGGCGACCCCGACCCGCAGGCCCCGGCCAGCCCGAGCGGCCTGACCGCCGGATCGGCCACCACCTCCTCGCTCTCGCTGAGCTGGACCGCGGTCAGCGGCGCGGCCGGGTACCACGTCTACCGCGGCGGCAGCCGGGTCGGCAGCGTCACCGGCGCCTCCTACACCGACACCGGCCTGAGCGCGTCGACCAGCTACTCCTACCAGGTCAGCGCCTACAACACCGCCGGCGAGTCGGCCCGCTCGGCCACGGTCACCGGCACCACCACCGCCGACAGCGGCAACCCCGGCGGCGCGCTGCCCAAGCGGATCCTCACCGGCTACTGGCAGAACTTCGTCAACGGCGCGGCCAACCTGCGGATCAGGGACATCGACCCGCAGTACGACCTGATCGCGATCGCCTTCGCCGACGCGCTCACCACCAGGCCCGGCGCGGTCGGCTTCAGCGTGGACCCCGGGCTGTCCAGCGCGCTGGGCGGCTACTCCGACGCGGACATGATCGCCGACATCGCGGCGAAACGGGCCCAGGGCAAGCGGTTCGTCTTCTCCATCGGCGGCGAGAAGGGCAACGTCGACTTCAGCAGCGCGGCCAACGTGAGCGCGTTCGTGGAGACGATGACCGCGCTGCTGCGCAAGTTCGGCGTGGACGGGGTGGACATCGACCTGGAACACGGGCTGCACGCGCAGAACGTGGCCAGCGCGGTCCGCCAGCTGCGCAACACCTTCGGCGCGAACTTCATCTACACCATGGCCCCGCAGACCCTGGACGTGCAGCCCAGCGGCCGGTACATGCCGCTGATCGAGGCCACCAAGGACATCCTGACCGTGGTGCACACCCAGTACTACAACTCCGGGTCGATGAACGACTGCAACGGCGGCGTGGTGAGCCAGGGCAGCATCGACTTCATCACCGGGCAGGCCTGCATCCTGCTCAAGGTGCTGCGCCCGGACCAGGTGGCCCTCGGCCTGCCCGCCTCGACCCGGGGCGCGGGCAGCGGGTACGTCGCGCCCTCGGTGGTGAACAACGCGGTCAGCTGCCTGGCCAAGCTGCAGAACTGCGGCAGCTTCAAACCGGCCAGCGCGGCGGCGAACCTGCGCGGCGTGATGACCTGGTCGATCAACTGGGACCACAGCAACGGCAAGCAGTTCGCCAACACGGTCAAGCCGCACCTGAACTCACTCGGCTGA
- a CDS encoding alpha/beta hydrolase family protein has product MRLRTLLLSFALLLNVFLAVPATAAESGARIVRATTLSERLVELAVRSDALGGKEVGVRVLLPTGYREQPGRRWPTLFLLHGCCEGETGYRSWTVNMDGAAATAAARALVVMPEGGAAGFYSNWISGGPAWERFHLVELTRLLEKEFRANQRRAVAGLSMGGFGALSYAARHPGFFSYAAAYSGVVHTRYQGARSTDLVQRILTERGFDKNALWGDPGAQERIWRAHNPFDLATRLRQTPVYLSTGDGRPGPLDPPGSGNDWVEELLGEQTGSLAEELRRNGVRVSTDLYGAGRHTWPYWERALKRSLPLLLHAIGG; this is encoded by the coding sequence ATGCGCCTGCGCACGCTGCTGCTCAGTTTCGCCTTGCTGCTCAACGTCTTCCTCGCCGTCCCGGCCACCGCCGCGGAGTCCGGCGCGCGGATCGTCCGCGCCACCACGCTCTCCGAACGCCTGGTGGAGCTGGCGGTGCGCTCGGATGCCTTGGGCGGCAAGGAAGTCGGCGTCCGCGTCCTGCTGCCCACCGGTTACCGGGAGCAGCCGGGACGGCGCTGGCCGACGCTGTTCCTGCTGCACGGCTGCTGCGAGGGCGAGACCGGCTACCGGTCCTGGACGGTCAACATGGACGGCGCGGCCGCCACCGCGGCCGCGCGGGCGCTGGTGGTGATGCCCGAGGGTGGGGCAGCTGGCTTCTACTCCAACTGGATTTCCGGCGGTCCGGCGTGGGAGCGGTTCCACCTGGTGGAGCTGACACGCTTGCTGGAGAAGGAGTTCCGGGCGAACCAGCGCCGCGCGGTGGCCGGGCTGTCCATGGGCGGCTTCGGCGCACTCTCCTACGCGGCAAGGCATCCCGGGTTCTTCAGCTACGCCGCGGCCTACAGCGGCGTGGTGCACACGCGTTACCAGGGCGCGCGCAGCACCGACCTGGTGCAGCGGATCCTCACCGAGCGCGGCTTCGACAAGAACGCGCTGTGGGGCGACCCCGGTGCCCAGGAACGCATCTGGCGCGCGCACAATCCGTTCGACCTGGCCACCCGGCTCCGCCAAACCCCGGTTTATCTGTCCACAGGGGACGGTCGTCCAGGCCCGCTCGACCCGCCGGGGTCGGGCAACGACTGGGTGGAGGAGCTGCTCGGCGAGCAGACCGGGTCGCTGGCGGAAGAGCTGCGGCGCAACGGTGTGCGGGTGAGCACGGACCTCTACGGGGCCGGTCGCCACACCTGGCCCTACTGGGAACGCGCCCTGAAGCGTTCCCTGCCGCTGCTGCTGCACGCCATCGGCGGCTGA